In a single window of the Cydia strobilella chromosome 13, ilCydStro3.1, whole genome shotgun sequence genome:
- the LOC134746688 gene encoding protein MIS12 homolog, whose protein sequence is MIRTNRWKGGTDEEYATQHFGFGAQRVKIALRQMVEEKIRTGVCDMETYLLNSLDLNDSDKEAIRSLCKKLLRLYCVRAEPSLEIVDSEIERMLTVPSNVLLPDDEVHEEEITDTEYDELKQEVTALRNRVERAALMEALLTAEENDISALEKVYETAKQNMEIQDMINKNFDTNDLKTIQSSAQLLYAQSGLKDDGFLDESS, encoded by the coding sequence ATGATTCGAACGAATCGGTGGAAAGGAGGTACTGACGAAGAATACGCAACCCAGCATTTTGGCTTCGGAGCGCAGCGCGTTAAAATAGCTCTCCGACAAATGGTTGAAGAAAAGATTAGGACTGGTGTGTGTGATATGGAAACGTATCTTCTAAATTCCCTTGACCTCAATGACAGTGACAAAGAAGCAATCCGTAGCTTGTGTAAAAAATTGTTACGGCTGTACTGTGTAAGAGCAGAGCCTTCCTTAGAAATTGTGGACAGTGAAATCGAGAGAATGTTGACTGTGCCTTCAAATGTGTTGCTACCTGATGATGAGGTTCACGAAGAAGAAATTACTGATACAGAATACGATGAATTAAAACAAGAAGTTACGGCTTTGAGAAACAGAGTAGAGCGAGCAGCTTTGATGGAAGCTCTACTCACTGCGGAGGAGAATGACATATCTGCTTTGGAAAAGGTGTATGAAACTGCTAAACAGAACATGGAAATCCAGGATATGATAAATAAGAACTTTGATACAAATGATTTAAAAACAATTCAAAGTAGTGCACAGTTATTGTATGCACAAAGTGGATTGAAGGATGATGGGTTTTTGGATGAATCATCTTGA
- the LOC134746651 gene encoding probable G-protein coupled receptor CG31760, giving the protein MGGSRRMSSALLLPFLLALPADTANTTGYREELESSLVLVHAVATGATGKLCVSYRNGQLRAPMHVTRWDSARARADLAASFLHQLGLDSADVLEAVSKSLVMGSQNSERAVGARAIPLRADTKVKNATGWQRYGTAEPVPMFFPPLEQVPVADYPWYESRHKTSQQSFKFMPSPVPDAAMKGWWSFPYFSCDAERWLLSYTVPVHSAREQEGVVSLDVDISNLEINQCEMPTNDNQIYSFHGTHKCHNETTFCEYKPNREVGVRHAGWARGSYVCRCRDGYYSTHHPDGFNGSLVEVAYQEYKENNGLENWSEPYQCLQCQPGCETCRGPEPCLATYNWPFRISLLVISVSCAFMTVLLTIYTRHHRRVKVFRVASPVFLSITLLGCACMYMEMAAIFPVLDRYSCIATKWTRHLGFCITYTALLMKTWRVSLTYRVKSAHKLKLTDKQLLQWMAPILLIMLVYLGTWTLSSPPDAEDITDNKGLRFKQCTYNWWDHSLAIGEILFLLWGVRVCYRVRHAESLYNEARLISIAIYNIFTVNSLMIAFHLLILPRAGPDIKYLLGFIRTQLSTSTTVLLVFLPKVLRVVRGTGDTWDRGARARGVPASTSLNGIGLVPDDPPDLYRENDELKEEVQKLAAQIEFMKIVQMEMHNRHLRPRPGGYFSASSPHVTATAVNISQDSTEWPGPV; this is encoded by the exons GAGGAACTGGAATCATCACTGGTTTTAGTCCACGCAGTCGCCACCGGAGCCACGGGGAAGCTGTGTGTCTCATACCGCAACGGTCAGCTGCGGGCGCCCATGCACGTGACACGGTGGGACTCGGCCAGGGCCCGGGCAGACCTGGCGGCCAGCTTCTTGCACCAACTGGGATTAGACTCTGCTG ACGTACTTGAAGCGGTATCAAAATCACTAGTAATGGGTAGTCAGAATTCTGAAAGAGCAGTGGGAGCTAGAGCAATACCATTACGGGCTGATACCAAAGTAAAGAATGCCACGGGATGGCAACGATATGGTACAGCTGAACCAGTTCCAATGTTTTTTCCGCCACTGGAGCAAGTGCCTGTAGCTGATTATCCTTG GTATGAATCGCGGCATAAAACATCTCAACAGTCTTTCAAATTCATGCCTTCGCCAGTACCAGATGCAGCTATGAAGGGCTGGTGGTCCTTTCCCTATTTCAGTTGTGATGCCGAACGGTGGCTGCTATCATACACGGTTCCGGTACATTCGGCTAGAGA GCAGGAAGGAGTTGTGTCACTCGACGTAGACATATCTAATTTGGAAATAAATCAATGTGAGATGCCAACCAACGATAATCAAATATATTCCTTTCACGGCACTCATAAATGTCACAACGAAACCACCTTT TGCGAGTACAAGCCAAATCGAGAAGTTGGAGTGAGGCATGCTGGTTGGGCCCGAGGATCGTACGTTTGCCGTTGTCGGGATGGATATTACTCAACTCATCATCCTGATGGATTCAATGGCTCACTGGTTGAAg TTGCTTATCAAGAATACAAGGAAAATAACGGCTTGGAAAACTGGAGTGAACCCTACCAATGTCTGCAATGTCAACCAGGCTGCGAAACATGCCGGGGACCAGAGCCTTGCCTTGCTACTTACAACTGGCCATTCCG GATATCCCTCCTGGTGATATCGGTGAGCTGTGCATTCATGACAGTGTTGCTGACAATCTACACAAGACACCACAGACGCGTGAAGGTGTTCCGTGTTGCCAGCCCGGTGTTCCTTTCCATCACACTACTTGGATGCGCTTGCATGTATATGGAG ATGGCTGCTATATTCCCAGTTCTGGACCGGTACTCTTGCATCGCTACAAAATGGACTCGCCACTTGGGTTTCTGCATCACATACACAGCCCTGCTTATGAAAACTTGGAG agtaTCCCTGACATATCGCGTGAAATCCGCCCACAAGCTGAAGCTTACAGACAAACAACTGCTGCAATGGATGGCACCCATTCTCCTGATCATGCTCGTGTATCTCGGGACATGGACTCTGTCTTCACCTCCTGATGCAGAAGAC aTCACAGACAATAAGGGCTTGAGATTCAAGCAATGCACTTACAACTGGTGGGATCACAGTTTggctatag GCGAGATCCTGTTCCTGCTATGGGGAGTGCGCGTGTGCTACAGAGTGCGCCACGCCGAGAGCCTGTACAACGAGGCGCGGCTCATCTCCATCGCCATCTACAACATCTTCACCGTCAACTCGCTCATGATAGCCTTCCA TTTACTAATCCTGCCTCGGGCCGGACCGGATATAAAATATCTGCTCGGCTTCATAAGAACGCAGTTGTCCACTTCTACTACTGTTCTACTAGTATTTTTACCCAAG GTTCTGCGCGTGGTGCGCGGCACGGGCGACACGTGGGACCGCGGTGCACGTGCTCGCGGCGTGCCCGCCTCCACGTCGCTCAACGGCATCGGTCTAGTGCCCGACGACCCGCCCGACCTCTACCGCGAGAACGACGAACTCAAG GAGGAGGTGCAGAAGCTAGCGGCGCAGATAGAGTTCATGAAGATCGTGCAGATGGAGATGCACAACCGCCACCTGCGGCCCAGGCCCGGCGGCTACTTCAGCGCCTCCAGCCCCCACGTCACGGCCACCGCCGTCAACATCTCGCAG GACAGCACGGAGTGGCCGGGGCCGGTGTGA